The following coding sequences lie in one Candidatus Eremiobacterota bacterium genomic window:
- the tsaD gene encoding tRNA (adenosine(37)-N6)-threonylcarbamoyltransferase complex transferase subunit TsaD codes for MDFKLTLDFRTRGPGRSVPELNRDTGQKRDSEVARVELFNRSGCLDNDRALRAAERAANGELCIVDLVGSDTLARAKDPSAHIEPIACLRGALLPSANLQPVLLLAIETSCDDTAAAVVRNGSDVLSSVATNQDAFHAKYGGIVPEIASRRHVALISAAVEDALQRAGATLESIDGIAVTRGPGLIGSLVVGVAAAKAYAFASQRPLYAVNHLHGHVFAPFLDRVEEPPYPFLTLLVSGGHSQLVSVESATELSVLGRTYDDAAGEAYDKTARLLGLPYPGGPALDLLAQRGNPDAIAFPRHRPSGDSLDLSFSGLKTSVRYFLESEAGGDATREDVAASFQAAVVDVLMARLKAAYSRAEYKAVALSGGVAANSALQAAFASWARANDIPAFIPPPQYCTDNAAMIAAAAFYQRDAVRADPLTLCADPNLAFPLSP; via the coding sequence ATGGATTTCAAACTTACCCTGGACTTTCGTACGCGCGGCCCCGGTCGGTCCGTCCCAGAACTGAACCGAGATACCGGCCAGAAGCGTGACTCCGAGGTCGCCCGAGTAGAGCTTTTCAATCGCTCCGGATGCCTTGATAACGATCGCGCCCTTCGGGCCGCCGAGCGTGCTGCCAACGGCGAGTTGTGTATCGTCGACCTCGTAGGCAGCGATACGCTCGCCCGAGCCAAAGATCCGAGCGCTCACATCGAACCGATTGCTTGCTTAAGAGGCGCGCTCCTCCCAAGCGCTAATTTGCAGCCTGTGTTGCTCTTGGCGATTGAAACGTCGTGCGACGATACCGCCGCTGCCGTCGTGCGCAACGGCAGTGACGTGCTGTCGTCGGTTGCAACCAATCAGGACGCGTTTCACGCAAAATACGGCGGCATCGTGCCGGAGATTGCCAGCCGTCGACACGTGGCGCTCATCTCAGCGGCGGTAGAGGACGCGCTCCAACGCGCCGGTGCGACTCTTGAAAGTATCGACGGTATCGCGGTAACCCGCGGGCCGGGGTTGATCGGCAGCCTCGTTGTCGGCGTTGCCGCGGCGAAGGCCTACGCGTTTGCGTCACAGCGGCCGCTCTACGCCGTCAATCATCTGCACGGGCACGTTTTCGCGCCCTTCCTCGATCGCGTCGAAGAACCGCCGTATCCATTTCTCACGTTGCTCGTTTCCGGCGGTCATTCGCAACTGGTTAGCGTCGAGTCGGCAACAGAGTTGAGCGTCCTCGGCCGCACCTACGACGATGCCGCCGGCGAAGCTTACGATAAGACCGCACGGTTGCTGGGGCTTCCCTATCCTGGAGGCCCGGCGCTCGATCTGCTCGCGCAACGAGGCAATCCCGATGCGATAGCGTTTCCACGCCATCGCCCTTCCGGAGACTCGCTCGACCTCTCGTTTTCGGGCTTGAAAACGTCGGTTCGTTATTTTCTGGAGTCCGAAGCGGGAGGCGACGCTACGCGCGAGGACGTGGCGGCGTCGTTTCAAGCCGCCGTTGTCGACGTGCTAATGGCGCGGCTGAAAGCGGCCTACTCGCGCGCCGAATACAAGGCGGTCGCGCTCTCCGGCGGCGTTGCGGCCAACTCTGCGTTGCAAGCCGCGTTCGCGTCGTGGGCACGAGCCAACGATATTCCGGCCTTCATTCCGCCGCCGCAATATTGCACCGACAATGCCGCGATGATCGCTGCAGCCGCGTTTTATCAGCGCGATGCCGTCCGCGCCGATCCGCTCACGCTCTGCGCCGACCCAAACCTCGCCTTCCCCCTGTCACCCTGA
- a CDS encoding cytochrome c oxidase assembly protein: MRRALFLSAAVFAGIAAVAPPLERLADVSFGWHMVQHLILFYIVSLLLLLARPFDLFTRVAPKGATAALVRAIRPLHVVARPPVAFFIFVAALWATHFSPLYELSLEYQWVHVAEHMLYLAAGIVFWLPVVAAPPVRPLAYPARLLYLIVALPQGALLGMVLVSQRTPLYSHYLAPTGSLSAALADQRNAGAVMWIAGGLIVLTALLATLATWAARERDFASS, from the coding sequence GTGAGGCGAGCGCTCTTTCTCAGCGCGGCGGTCTTTGCTGGAATCGCCGCCGTTGCGCCGCCGCTCGAGCGGCTCGCCGACGTTTCGTTTGGCTGGCATATGGTGCAGCATCTGATTCTGTTTTATATCGTTTCGCTTCTGCTGCTGCTCGCGCGGCCGTTCGATCTGTTCACACGCGTCGCCCCGAAAGGCGCGACCGCCGCGCTCGTGCGGGCGATTCGGCCATTGCACGTCGTCGCCCGCCCGCCGGTCGCGTTCTTTATTTTCGTCGCAGCACTGTGGGCGACGCATTTCTCACCGCTGTACGAGCTTTCACTCGAGTACCAATGGGTTCATGTCGCGGAACATATGCTCTATCTCGCCGCCGGCATCGTCTTTTGGCTTCCGGTCGTCGCTGCGCCCCCAGTGCGACCGCTCGCCTACCCGGCGCGACTGCTCTATCTGATCGTTGCCCTGCCGCAAGGCGCGTTGCTCGGCATGGTGCTGGTCAGTCAACGAACGCCGCTCTATTCCCACTACCTCGCGCCGACCGGTTCGCTCTCGGCGGCGCTGGCCGATCAGCGTAACGCCGGGGCGGTCATGTGGATCGCCGGCGGCTTGATCGTCCTAACTGCGTTGCTGGCGACATTGGCGACGTGGGCCGCCCGCGAGCGCGATTTCGCGTCGTCGTAA
- a CDS encoding ubiquinol-cytochrome c reductase cytochrome b subunit: MIEGFLLWIDDRLGTAHFVRHALRKAFPDHWSFMLGEINVYAFMILLATGTFLALFFDPNSAKTVYNGPYALLDGVRVSHAYRSAMALSFEVRLGLLVRQIHHWTALLFVAGIATHMARIFFTGAFRKPREINWVIGFSLFWLAIFEGFTGYSLPDDLLSGIGLRIAVAVVQSIPLIGTWLSFLLVGGVFPSKELLSRLFVMHIYVVPFTLAGLITLHLVVLWRQKHAQFPGPGRTEHNVVGSPLFPKYAVKSLALLMAVVAVTAALGALVQINPIWLWGPYDPWNAVSPAQPDWYIGWLEGALRVGPAFAAHLWHWVIPSPFWPAVLLPMLLFSVFLVWPWIDAAIRKDRASHQLLDNPRDVPWRTGAGVAVAIFVASFIAAGGDDVQARYLHINVTTIVTFYRIFILLGPLLGFFVAYAAARELRERHGVHKAMRIRLRRNLKGGFEEEPLP; the protein is encoded by the coding sequence ATGATCGAAGGCTTCTTGCTATGGATTGACGATCGTCTGGGAACAGCGCATTTCGTCCGCCACGCGCTACGCAAGGCGTTTCCCGACCATTGGTCGTTCATGCTCGGCGAGATCAATGTATATGCCTTCATGATACTTCTGGCGACGGGGACGTTTTTGGCGCTGTTCTTCGATCCGAACAGTGCAAAAACGGTTTACAACGGGCCATACGCGCTGCTCGACGGCGTTCGCGTCTCCCATGCGTATCGTTCCGCGATGGCCTTGAGCTTCGAGGTACGGCTCGGGCTGCTGGTGCGCCAGATTCATCACTGGACGGCGTTGCTCTTCGTCGCCGGCATTGCCACGCACATGGCCCGCATTTTCTTTACGGGTGCTTTTCGCAAACCGCGAGAGATCAATTGGGTCATCGGCTTCTCACTCTTTTGGCTCGCCATCTTCGAAGGCTTCACCGGATACTCGCTGCCCGACGATCTGCTCAGCGGTATCGGCTTGCGGATCGCGGTCGCTGTCGTACAATCGATCCCCCTGATCGGAACCTGGCTTTCATTTCTGCTCGTCGGCGGCGTCTTTCCATCGAAAGAACTGTTATCACGCCTCTTCGTCATGCATATCTACGTCGTGCCCTTCACGTTAGCGGGTCTCATCACGCTGCATCTCGTCGTCCTATGGCGTCAGAAGCACGCGCAGTTTCCCGGACCGGGGCGCACCGAGCACAACGTCGTCGGTTCGCCGCTCTTTCCAAAGTACGCCGTGAAGTCTCTTGCGCTCTTGATGGCCGTTGTCGCGGTGACGGCCGCGCTGGGCGCGCTCGTGCAAATCAATCCGATCTGGCTTTGGGGGCCGTACGATCCCTGGAACGCCGTCAGCCCTGCGCAACCAGATTGGTACATCGGCTGGCTCGAGGGCGCACTTCGAGTCGGGCCGGCCTTCGCCGCACACCTGTGGCATTGGGTGATTCCGTCGCCATTTTGGCCGGCCGTGCTGCTCCCAATGCTTCTCTTTTCGGTCTTTTTGGTTTGGCCGTGGATCGACGCGGCGATTCGCAAAGATCGCGCGTCCCATCAGTTGCTGGATAATCCGCGCGACGTACCGTGGCGCACCGGTGCCGGGGTCGCGGTCGCCATCTTTGTGGCATCGTTCATTGCCGCCGGCGGCGATGACGTGCAAGCGCGCTACTTACATATTAATGTCACGACGATCGTCACGTTCTATCGAATATTCATCCTGCTCGGGCCACTGCTCGGGTTCTTCGTCGCCTATGCCGCGGCCAGGGAGCTTCGAGAGCGCCATGGCGTGCACAAGGCAATGCGAATTCGCTTGCGGCGAAACCTTAAGGGAGGATTCGAAGAAGAACCGCTGCCATGA